In a genomic window of Microcoleus sp. AS-A8:
- a CDS encoding zf-HC2 domain-containing protein has translation MTSNFEAGKQSKQKAVTQMDSLQRDRFELLSAYIDGEVTAEERKQVQELLSTDSTMQHLYTRLMKLRQGIYELPVPAPAATGQQTAEQVFSRIDRRRNRRTVVWGGAAIAALCVSALSGILPGSRSLVPQFAQKPDATAETLEIALNQPVIEIPKAAVVDPEKGVQPSGLPGELYDRNLN, from the coding sequence ATGACCTCCAATTTTGAAGCTGGGAAACAGTCTAAACAGAAAGCTGTCACACAAATGGATAGCTTACAGCGCGATCGCTTTGAATTGCTCAGTGCGTACATTGATGGTGAGGTGACGGCAGAAGAGCGCAAGCAAGTGCAAGAGTTGCTGTCCACTGACTCAACAATGCAGCACTTGTATACTCGACTAATGAAGCTGCGTCAGGGAATATATGAGCTTCCCGTGCCAGCCCCCGCCGCAACAGGGCAACAGACAGCTGAGCAAGTTTTCTCACGCATTGACAGACGCCGGAACCGAAGAACAGTAGTCTGGGGGGGAGCCGCGATCGCTGCTCTATGTGTCAGTGCTTTATCAGGGATTTTACCCGGTAGTCGCTCATTGGTGCCCCAGTTTGCTCAAAAACCTGATGCTACGGCTGAAACCTTAGAGATTGCACTGAATCAACCCGTGATCGAGATTCCCAAAGCGGCTGTCGTCGATCCTGAGAAGGGAGTGCAGCCGTCGGGACTACCTGGCGAACTCTACGACCGTAATCTTAACTAA
- a CDS encoding response regulator, with protein MSNPRKRITILLAEDAIADQSLMKQALKRSRLLNNLYIVTNGEELLNYLHRRHQYSDIATSPRPDLILVDWHLPKIDGPEVIQAIKTDPSLRRIPIVVLTSSSSEQDIRRSYEVGASSYFIKPMTFDSLVEAVNTLGEYWFHIVELPPANDNA; from the coding sequence GTGAGCAATCCCAGAAAGCGAATCACGATTCTCTTAGCAGAAGATGCGATTGCAGACCAAAGCTTGATGAAACAAGCCCTGAAAAGAAGCCGTCTACTCAACAATTTGTATATTGTGACAAATGGGGAGGAACTGCTGAACTATCTACATCGTCGGCACCAGTACAGCGACATAGCCACTTCACCCCGACCAGATTTAATCTTGGTGGATTGGCACCTGCCGAAAATAGACGGGCCAGAGGTGATACAAGCGATTAAGACTGACCCCAGCTTACGGCGCATCCCAATTGTGGTGCTGACGTCCTCAAGTTCTGAGCAAGATATCCGTCGTAGCTATGAGGTAGGAGCTAGTTCTTATTTCATCAAACCCATGACCTTTGACTCACTCGTCGAAGCGGTGAATACATTAGGAGAATACTGGTTTCATATCGTAGAACTACCGCCTGCTAACGATAATGCGTAA
- a CDS encoding cation:proton antiporter yields MQEDFRLILDFVSVLAAAAAGGLFAALLRQPALLGYILGGIIVGPAGLGLIKELVQIETLAQFGVAFLLFALGVEFSLAELKKVQAIALGGGGLQIALTIVITTLLSLGMGWVSTPAKGVFLGAILSLSSTAVVLKCLMERNETETSHGQIMLGILVVQDLALGLMLAVLPALDQPPEAIGLAIGLALLKIALFAAGAIAAGIWLIPYLLRLLAKTESRELFLLGVVALCLGIALLTEHLGLSIEMGAFVAGLMISEVEYADQTLTYVEPLRDVFAALFFAAIGMLIDPLFLWNNLELILGLVCLVLVGKFLIITPLVKAFGYPLKTAIIVGLGLTQIGEFSFVLASEGQFLGLVSRRVYLLILGTTAVTLVVTPFVLRVVPLAFNWIESLPSLKRFFEPMEAPKEVSPEVSQLLEPVVICGYGRGGRNLVRLMQEHNYPVLVIDQSERAIQQLREAHIPYVYGNAASLHVLEKAGVEKAQSLVIAVSDPMSTRLCLKRALELNPDLDIVVRANTERDIELLYQLGAKEVVQPEFEASLELATHLLTGIGLPASMIQREMEQIRNSHYLDLRPEQGPAQIARDLRTATEAMNSKWYALPESSPLRGMTLEEANIRRLTGVSLVAIRRAEGEEIDYPSEQAQLQEGDRILAVGEPDELAAFNELAKGEVAIPGINTPCQWLLVPENSPAHGKTLAELHLRRQYGVQVQAIRREGKFIRFPDGRAEIRVGDHLLLCGGSYPLRQLQQWLAPEPQQSVVAIPIIKAPVSEVLQEYLPLDSQRHGD; encoded by the coding sequence GTGCAAGAAGACTTCAGACTAATCCTTGACTTCGTGTCCGTCCTCGCCGCCGCAGCGGCTGGTGGTCTATTTGCAGCGCTTTTGCGTCAACCTGCTCTACTGGGCTATATCCTGGGGGGAATCATTGTTGGCCCTGCGGGTCTGGGTTTGATTAAAGAATTAGTTCAAATCGAGACCCTGGCTCAGTTTGGAGTGGCGTTTTTGTTGTTTGCCTTGGGCGTTGAGTTTTCTCTGGCAGAATTGAAAAAAGTCCAGGCGATCGCCTTAGGTGGGGGCGGGCTACAAATTGCCTTAACTATCGTCATCACCACATTATTATCCCTGGGCATGGGCTGGGTGAGTACCCCCGCCAAGGGAGTCTTCCTGGGAGCGATTTTATCGTTGTCGTCTACCGCTGTCGTCCTCAAATGTTTGATGGAGCGCAACGAAACAGAGACGTCCCACGGACAGATCATGCTGGGGATTTTAGTGGTGCAAGACTTGGCATTGGGATTGATGCTAGCTGTCTTACCCGCCCTCGATCAACCCCCAGAAGCGATCGGTTTAGCCATAGGATTAGCGCTATTAAAAATTGCTTTATTTGCCGCCGGAGCCATAGCTGCCGGCATTTGGCTTATCCCCTACCTGTTGCGTCTCCTAGCTAAAACCGAGAGCCGAGAGCTGTTTTTGCTGGGGGTTGTTGCCCTGTGTTTGGGCATTGCGCTGCTGACGGAGCATTTAGGTCTTTCGATTGAGATGGGGGCGTTTGTTGCCGGTTTAATGATTAGTGAGGTGGAATACGCCGATCAAACGCTGACTTATGTAGAGCCGCTCCGGGATGTGTTTGCGGCTTTATTCTTTGCCGCGATTGGGATGCTCATCGATCCCCTTTTCCTCTGGAACAATCTAGAGTTGATTTTGGGGTTAGTCTGTTTGGTGTTAGTGGGTAAGTTTTTGATTATCACGCCTTTGGTGAAGGCGTTTGGCTATCCCTTAAAAACGGCAATCATTGTCGGTTTGGGGCTAACTCAGATTGGGGAATTCTCCTTTGTCCTCGCGAGTGAGGGACAGTTCCTGGGATTAGTGTCGCGTCGCGTTTACCTGTTGATTTTAGGCACAACGGCAGTGACATTGGTCGTTACCCCCTTTGTCCTACGTGTAGTACCTCTGGCGTTTAACTGGATAGAGTCACTCCCGTCCCTGAAGCGGTTTTTTGAACCCATGGAGGCTCCAAAAGAAGTATCTCCTGAAGTGTCGCAGCTCTTAGAACCTGTGGTGATTTGTGGTTACGGACGGGGCGGGCGTAATCTGGTGCGCTTGATGCAAGAGCATAATTATCCTGTATTGGTGATTGATCAGTCAGAGCGGGCGATTCAGCAATTGCGAGAGGCTCATATTCCCTATGTGTATGGCAATGCCGCTAGTTTGCATGTATTAGAAAAAGCAGGAGTCGAGAAGGCGCAGTCGCTGGTGATTGCGGTATCCGATCCAATGAGTACGCGCCTGTGTCTCAAGCGAGCGCTAGAACTCAATCCCGACCTTGATATTGTGGTTCGAGCCAATACGGAGCGAGATATTGAACTTTTGTATCAACTGGGGGCGAAAGAGGTGGTGCAGCCAGAGTTTGAAGCCAGTTTGGAATTGGCTACCCACTTACTCACGGGGATTGGCTTACCCGCTTCCATGATTCAACGGGAAATGGAGCAAATTCGTAATTCCCATTATCTCGATTTGCGCCCGGAGCAAGGGCCGGCTCAGATTGCACGGGATTTGCGTACAGCCACCGAGGCGATGAACAGCAAGTGGTATGCTCTACCGGAGAGTTCGCCACTCAGGGGTATGACTTTGGAAGAAGCCAACATTCGCCGCTTGACGGGCGTTAGCTTAGTCGCGATTCGTCGCGCCGAAGGGGAGGAAATTGACTATCCCAGTGAGCAAGCCCAACTTCAAGAAGGCGATCGCATTTTAGCTGTCGGAGAACCCGATGAACTTGCCGCTTTTAATGAACTGGCGAAGGGTGAAGTGGCGATTCCTGGCATCAATACCCCCTGCCAATGGTTGCTCGTTCCTGAAAACAGCCCAGCGCATGGGAAAACGCTTGCAGAGCTGCATTTACGCCGTCAGTACGGGGTACAGGTGCAAGCGATTCGCCGTGAAGGAAAGTTTATCCGCTTTCCCGATGGTCGTGCTGAAATTCGAGTGGGCGATCACCTGCTGCTGTGTGGTGGTAGCTATCCTCTGCGTCAATTACAACAGTGGCTAGCACCCGAACCTCAGCAATCTGTCGTGGCGATTCCGATCATCAAGGCTCCCGTGAGTGAAGTCTTGCAAGAGTATCTACCCCTCGATAGTCAGCGTCATGGAGATTGA
- a CDS encoding M23 family metallopeptidase: MPSKTTLSQSRPRRNWFAVAVLWVQRQRANWVRIGLALGIVAAFVTLAVPAGAVQVRLSPSNPHLGDTLSVTVQQDPTLSRTPTVKMGQKTYPTFVTSSGAFRALLPTSPLDKPGTVQIQVQGGSESKTLTVPLRNRSFPTQRIRLSGAAGAKATQHELARVAAFKNLQTPEKYWNGPFVKPNSGRMSSGYGIRRYYNGVFAKDYYHRGVDYAGGMGSPVVAPAAGRVALVGRVSEGFRVHGNVVGIDHGQGVTSIMMHLSRIDVQEGQLVKPGQRIGAVGSTGASTGPHLHWGLYVHGISVDPAPWRERGFE; encoded by the coding sequence GTGCCATCGAAGACTACTTTGTCTCAATCGCGCCCCCGCCGCAACTGGTTTGCCGTTGCTGTTTTGTGGGTACAACGTCAACGCGCTAACTGGGTACGAATCGGTCTCGCTCTTGGCATAGTTGCCGCCTTCGTTACCCTAGCTGTGCCAGCAGGAGCGGTACAAGTCCGCTTGTCACCGTCTAATCCTCACTTAGGTGACACCTTGTCTGTAACAGTCCAGCAAGACCCTACCTTAAGCCGAACGCCAACGGTTAAGATGGGGCAAAAGACCTACCCAACTTTTGTCACGAGTTCAGGAGCGTTTCGAGCTTTGTTGCCAACCTCGCCTTTGGATAAGCCTGGAACTGTACAGATTCAGGTTCAAGGAGGGAGTGAGAGCAAAACCTTAACTGTGCCGTTACGAAATCGTTCGTTTCCCACCCAACGGATTCGGCTTTCAGGCGCAGCCGGGGCGAAAGCAACGCAGCATGAACTGGCTCGCGTCGCCGCTTTCAAAAATCTACAAACGCCAGAAAAATATTGGAATGGGCCGTTTGTGAAGCCTAATAGTGGTCGCATGTCATCGGGTTATGGAATTCGCCGCTATTACAATGGTGTGTTTGCTAAGGATTACTACCATCGCGGTGTTGACTATGCGGGTGGCATGGGTTCGCCAGTTGTGGCACCGGCGGCTGGTCGAGTCGCCTTAGTTGGAAGAGTATCTGAAGGGTTCCGGGTACATGGTAACGTAGTGGGAATTGACCACGGTCAAGGCGTCACTAGTATCATGATGCACCTCTCGCGCATTGATGTTCAGGAAGGGCAACTTGTGAAACCCGGTCAAAGAATTGGTGCAGTGGGTTCAACGGGTGCGTCTACCGGGCCACATCTACATTGGGGTCTCTATGTTCACGGTATTTCTGTTGACCCAGCGCCTTGGCGAGAACGAGGATTTGAGTAA
- a CDS encoding GNAT family N-acetyltransferase yields the protein MSQEVYGLRLNQKYWGQGLATEAAHAIRDDDGLEFGYNRLISRIAHDNIASQTVVMKKSLAYEKNTTKWAKNLRLYVIHQAELLTKDF from the coding sequence TTGAGTCAAGAAGTCTATGGGCTACGCCTTAATCAGAAATATTGGGGACAAGGTTTAGCAACAGAAGCCGCACACGCAATCCGTGATGATGACGGCTTGGAATTTGGGTATAATCGCCTCATTTCACGGATCGCTCACGACAACATTGCATCTCAAACGGTTGTGATGAAGAAGAGCCTGGCCTACGAAAAAAATACAACGAAATGGGCTAAGAATCTCCGCCTCTATGTCATCCACCAAGCCGAGCTTCTTACCAAGGATTTCTAG
- a CDS encoding sigma-70 family RNA polymerase sigma factor, which yields MSQSISLSWSTGEVTLPQLGEVTPPQLSVQPDKLSNYDLILRCQDGLSPDRTAFAELLRRYQSHVDKILYHLAPDWQDRADLAQEVWIRVYRNIKRLNEPVKFRGWLSRIATNLFYDELRKRKRVANPLSLDAPRRLDDGEMDWEIASETPNPEEDMTTREFYEQLREAISDLPEVFRTTIVLREIEGMAYEEIAEITGVSLGTVKSRIARARARLQSQLQTYLEA from the coding sequence ATGAGCCAATCGATTTCTTTATCCTGGTCAACCGGTGAGGTCACACTTCCTCAATTAGGTGAAGTCACACCTCCTCAACTATCGGTGCAACCTGACAAACTCTCTAACTATGACTTAATTTTGCGCTGTCAGGACGGACTGAGTCCTGATCGGACTGCCTTTGCGGAGCTTTTACGACGGTACCAATCTCATGTAGATAAGATTTTGTACCATCTCGCTCCAGACTGGCAGGACAGAGCGGACTTGGCGCAAGAAGTCTGGATTCGAGTTTACCGGAACATCAAACGGTTAAATGAGCCTGTGAAGTTCCGGGGGTGGCTGAGTCGGATTGCCACAAATCTCTTCTACGATGAACTGCGTAAACGCAAACGAGTGGCTAATCCTCTGTCGTTAGATGCCCCACGTCGCCTAGATGATGGTGAAATGGATTGGGAAATTGCATCGGAAACACCCAATCCAGAAGAAGACATGACGACACGAGAGTTTTATGAGCAGCTACGCGAAGCGATCTCAGACTTGCCAGAGGTGTTCCGCACCACCATCGTCCTAAGAGAAATTGAAGGCATGGCTTATGAAGAGATTGCCGAAATCACGGGTGTCTCTCTGGGGACTGTAAAGTCGAGAATTGCCAGAGCCAGAGCGAGGCTACAATCTCAGCTCCAAACCTATTTGGAAGCCTGA
- the era gene encoding GTPase Era: MEDGNTTNPFLDSNPQDILYGPSIPQAPEGFKSGFIGIIGRPNVGKSTLMNELVGQKIAITSPVAQTTRNRLRGILTTPEAQMIFVDTPGIHKPHHQLGKVLVQNAQIAIDSVDVVLFVVDGTVEAGGGDRFIVELLTHTQTPVILGINKSDLQSSQSPIQGKSIDESYAQLAAPNHWKVTKFSALTREGMEALQQLLIDHLELGPYYYPPDLVTDQPERFIMGELIREQILLLTREEVPHSVAVTIDIVEEDPKITRILATIHVERDSQKGIVIGKGGSMLKQIGSAAREQMQKLIAGKVYLELFVKVVPKWRQSRLQLAEFGYQIEE, from the coding sequence ATGGAAGACGGCAACACAACAAACCCATTTTTAGACAGTAACCCACAGGACATTTTATACGGGCCGAGTATTCCCCAAGCCCCAGAAGGATTCAAATCCGGTTTTATCGGCATCATTGGACGCCCCAATGTGGGCAAATCAACGCTGATGAATGAATTAGTGGGACAAAAAATCGCCATCACTTCACCTGTCGCCCAAACCACGCGCAACCGTCTGCGGGGTATCCTGACGACACCAGAAGCGCAGATGATTTTTGTAGATACTCCAGGAATTCACAAGCCGCATCACCAATTGGGTAAAGTATTAGTACAAAACGCCCAAATTGCGATTGACTCGGTGGATGTGGTGCTGTTTGTGGTGGATGGAACGGTAGAAGCGGGAGGTGGCGATCGCTTTATCGTCGAACTCCTAACCCATACCCAAACACCTGTGATTCTCGGCATCAACAAATCTGATTTACAATCATCCCAGTCCCCGATTCAGGGGAAGTCCATCGATGAAAGTTACGCTCAACTTGCAGCACCCAACCACTGGAAAGTCACAAAATTTTCTGCTCTCACGCGTGAGGGGATGGAAGCTTTACAACAACTTTTAATCGATCATCTCGAATTGGGACCCTATTACTATCCCCCTGATTTAGTGACGGATCAACCGGAACGATTCATCATGGGGGAATTAATTCGGGAGCAAATTTTACTGCTCACTCGTGAAGAAGTACCCCACTCAGTGGCTGTTACGATTGATATCGTCGAGGAAGACCCAAAAATTACCCGTATTCTCGCGACTATCCATGTTGAACGCGATTCCCAAAAAGGAATTGTCATCGGCAAAGGTGGCAGTATGCTCAAACAAATTGGCAGCGCGGCTCGTGAGCAAATGCAAAAATTAATTGCGGGTAAAGTTTACCTAGAATTATTTGTCAAAGTAGTACCTAAATGGCGGCAATCTCGCCTTCAACTGGCAGAGTTTGGTTATCAGATAGAGGAATAA
- a CDS encoding late competence development ComFB family protein — MSIEKIVEQALQDGYLTPVMETEVGRICDTASELSIEEYMALDRLMGALLTGEVVAVPRKQFINVMEELVLTEAVAQVAEIEAKSDRILDVGDIAAYALNRLPPLYATTEEGARYQRQRAKEELHDLITQQVSAALTRNLDRPDFGCERQALGKSGGNDVLRQVNSLLQVYAPDFEAKPSSNYFEVEESEVISQEF; from the coding sequence ATGAGTATTGAAAAAATCGTAGAACAAGCTCTGCAAGATGGCTACTTGACCCCAGTCATGGAAACCGAGGTAGGTCGCATCTGTGATACAGCCTCGGAGCTTTCGATTGAAGAATATATGGCGTTGGATCGCCTGATGGGGGCGCTGTTAACTGGCGAAGTGGTTGCCGTTCCGCGTAAGCAGTTCATCAATGTGATGGAGGAGCTGGTGCTCACAGAGGCAGTAGCTCAAGTGGCCGAAATCGAAGCGAAAAGCGATCGCATCCTCGATGTCGGAGATATTGCCGCCTACGCCTTGAATCGGCTTCCTCCTTTGTATGCCACCACGGAAGAAGGGGCGAGATACCAGCGTCAGCGCGCCAAGGAAGAGCTTCACGACTTGATCACCCAACAAGTTAGTGCCGCCCTTACTCGCAACCTCGATCGACCGGATTTTGGCTGTGAACGTCAAGCATTGGGCAAAAGCGGTGGAAATGATGTTCTCAGGCAGGTGAATAGCTTGTTACAAGTTTACGCCCCTGATTTTGAAGCAAAACCCTCTAGCAATTATTTTGAGGTGGAGGAGTCAGAAGTCATCAGTCAGGAGTTTTGA
- a CDS encoding alpha/beta hydrolase: protein MKFKLNSSGGRSSWHSGNRERVGLERSIKTIGQSTLFSLCIALNWVATPATAAERLTLRLGPFEQSVAISELETFAKTGELPPKLQPYGVVLTPQVRQMLTKHLQIDPNMTEKFLNDLLRSSDGARLLEKIGLALPESRVDQLKAALFLAARQANGLSVIGFLRAYPEENVTIDATEALSIALQFNASYWQSIAIGPMLKQELAVTDDASFRPSFDPTELGSQYVREQTLILRDSQRQRTIPVDLYSVRKTAGPLVILSHGFGSDRNFLTYIARHLASHGFTVASIEHPGSNLSWLSGISIGGNPGDLLSASEFIDRPKDVSFVLDEFAKLNQADDSSWQGKLNTQQVTVIGHSLGGYTALALAGGELNLKELRQFCKNRSPIGRSPADWFQCAATDLPGNQIELRDRRVVQVMALNPMTGRLFGNKGLAQVSVPTLVLTSTEDAIAPALDHQLRSFSQLGGPKYLISAIGGTHLSITDRANLNEALAQSTLVKEHIGKEADPLRQLLKGVSLAFVKQLTPEAQLYQPFLSPAYAQSLSTPTMALRLSKELPTTMSTWFQVLAVGNQQVAISLPRMNEFPVISAIKSFFFPSNKVVRRVSSDTEKLNPVCKDLNNHDEKLSTGLS, encoded by the coding sequence ATGAAGTTTAAGCTCAACAGCTCTGGTGGCAGGTCATCTTGGCATTCTGGCAACAGAGAACGGGTCGGTTTAGAACGTTCCATCAAGACAATTGGACAGAGTACTCTGTTTTCACTGTGCATTGCTTTGAATTGGGTCGCTACACCGGCAACAGCCGCAGAACGTCTCACGCTGCGCTTAGGGCCATTTGAGCAATCTGTTGCGATATCCGAACTAGAAACCTTTGCCAAGACGGGCGAGTTGCCACCTAAACTTCAACCTTATGGTGTGGTACTGACCCCACAGGTACGGCAGATGCTGACCAAGCACTTGCAAATTGACCCCAACATGACTGAGAAATTTCTCAATGACCTCCTCCGTTCTTCTGATGGGGCAAGATTACTCGAAAAAATTGGTCTAGCTCTCCCCGAAAGCCGGGTCGATCAATTAAAAGCGGCGCTGTTTTTAGCCGCGAGGCAAGCTAATGGTCTGTCTGTAATCGGTTTCTTAAGGGCTTACCCAGAGGAGAACGTTACGATAGATGCCACTGAGGCGCTTTCCATCGCCCTCCAGTTCAATGCCTCCTATTGGCAAAGCATTGCCATTGGCCCGATGCTCAAGCAAGAGCTCGCTGTTACCGACGACGCCAGCTTCCGCCCTAGCTTCGATCCAACGGAACTCGGTTCTCAATACGTGCGCGAGCAGACCCTGATTCTGCGAGACTCACAACGACAGCGCACCATTCCCGTTGACCTCTACTCGGTACGAAAGACGGCTGGTCCCCTGGTCATTCTCTCCCACGGCTTTGGTTCAGACCGCAATTTCTTAACCTACATTGCCCGTCATCTAGCCTCCCATGGGTTCACTGTCGCTTCGATCGAGCATCCCGGCAGCAACTTGAGCTGGCTGAGTGGGATTTCCATCGGTGGCAATCCTGGTGATTTGTTATCCGCCTCAGAATTTATTGACCGTCCCAAAGATGTCAGCTTTGTGCTAGATGAGTTTGCCAAACTCAATCAGGCGGATGATAGCTCTTGGCAGGGCAAACTGAATACTCAACAAGTTACCGTGATCGGTCACTCCTTAGGAGGGTATACAGCCTTAGCCTTAGCTGGGGGAGAACTTAACTTAAAAGAGCTACGACAGTTTTGTAAAAACCGTAGCCCCATTGGACGCTCACCTGCCGACTGGTTTCAGTGTGCAGCCACTGATTTACCCGGTAATCAGATCGAACTCCGAGATCGGCGAGTGGTGCAAGTGATGGCACTTAACCCCATGACAGGACGCTTATTTGGCAATAAGGGTTTGGCTCAAGTGAGTGTCCCCACCTTAGTTTTGACCAGCACTGAGGATGCGATCGCACCTGCACTCGACCATCAACTGCGGTCTTTTTCTCAATTAGGCGGCCCCAAGTATCTGATTTCCGCGATCGGCGGCACTCATTTAAGTATTACTGACCGAGCTAATCTCAACGAAGCTCTAGCTCAAAGTACTCTCGTGAAAGAGCATATCGGTAAAGAAGCCGACCCGTTGCGGCAACTCCTCAAAGGAGTCAGTTTGGCCTTCGTTAAACAATTAACACCCGAGGCCCAACTTTACCAGCCGTTTTTATCCCCCGCCTACGCCCAATCTCTCTCAACTCCTACCATGGCTCTGCGGTTGAGTAAAGAATTACCGACCACAATGTCAACCTGGTTTCAAGTTCTAGCTGTTGGTAATCAACAGGTTGCTATCAGCTTGCCAAGAATGAATGAGTTTCCCGTGATTAGTGCGATTAAGTCATTCTTTTTCCCTTCTAATAAAGTTGTGAGGCGAGTGAGTTCGGATACAGAAAAGCTAAATCCAGTCTGTAAAGACTTGAACAATCATGACGAGAAACTTTCGACGGGTCTTAGTTGA
- a CDS encoding retroviral-like aspartic protease family protein, translated as MSPSANPEAYNRAMDIAVGASTISKSAVSRDDWKLVANSWQQAINLLKQVPASSPQHAIAKKKLSQYQLSLADAKQKAAPLPKKNTLGDVNPQFFSIPIKGRRQGTPIVEVHFNNQQKFEMLFDTGATVTLIPQKIALSLQLKPQGSTMVTVADGAAVVVYKTTLKSMEIDGRIKRNMSVVVAPPAMEEGLLGQDFYEGYEIAIKEDIIEFRRHGQ; from the coding sequence GTGTCACCCTCTGCCAATCCCGAAGCCTATAATCGCGCCATGGATATTGCGGTTGGTGCGTCTACCATCAGTAAATCTGCTGTGTCCCGCGATGATTGGAAACTCGTAGCAAATTCCTGGCAACAGGCGATTAACTTATTAAAACAGGTGCCTGCTTCTAGTCCTCAGCACGCCATCGCTAAAAAAAAGCTGTCCCAATATCAGCTTTCTCTAGCAGACGCGAAGCAAAAAGCGGCTCCACTACCGAAAAAGAACACGCTGGGTGATGTCAATCCACAGTTTTTCTCCATCCCGATCAAAGGACGAAGACAGGGAACACCCATTGTAGAAGTTCACTTCAATAATCAACAGAAATTTGAAATGCTTTTTGATACAGGGGCTACTGTTACTCTCATCCCCCAAAAAATTGCCCTTTCGTTGCAATTGAAACCTCAAGGCTCAACGATGGTCACTGTCGCCGATGGTGCAGCTGTCGTAGTTTATAAAACGACTCTTAAATCGATGGAAATTGATGGTCGGATCAAAAGAAATATGTCAGTTGTTGTCGCTCCACCGGCAATGGAAGAAGGTCTATTAGGACAAGACTTCTATGAAGGCTATGAGATTGCCATTAAAGAAGATATCATTGAATTTCGCCGACATGGACAATAG
- a CDS encoding L,D-transpeptidase, with protein sequence MAINYSLKASWMLVCFGSAFVWFTAAQPKLKPVSVIPKPKAKMAQVLPATYSLKMAIAALSSRIVVDLSEARVYSYWGKQLIATYPVSVGQPGWETPKGTFKVLHKQLNPVWKQPITGEIIPTGPDNPLGDRWIGFWADERHHIGFHGTNNEKLVGKAISHGCLRMRNKDIQALYNQVNLGTPVIVRP encoded by the coding sequence ATGGCTATAAATTACTCACTTAAGGCAAGCTGGATGCTAGTGTGCTTTGGATCAGCGTTCGTCTGGTTTACAGCGGCACAACCTAAGCTGAAGCCCGTGTCGGTCATTCCTAAACCCAAAGCGAAAATGGCACAGGTTTTACCCGCAACCTATTCTTTGAAGATGGCGATCGCCGCGCTCAGTTCTCGAATTGTGGTGGATTTGAGTGAAGCCCGCGTTTACAGCTACTGGGGGAAACAACTGATTGCGACTTATCCCGTTTCCGTAGGTCAACCTGGGTGGGAAACCCCCAAGGGCACCTTTAAAGTGTTACACAAGCAACTCAACCCAGTTTGGAAGCAACCGATTACGGGTGAGATTATCCCCACCGGCCCTGACAATCCATTAGGTGATCGGTGGATTGGTTTTTGGGCTGACGAACGCCATCATATCGGGTTTCATGGCACTAATAACGAAAAATTGGTGGGAAAGGCGATTTCTCACGGCTGCTTGCGGATGCGAAACAAGGATATTCAGGCGTTGTATAACCAAGTCAACCTAGGGACGCCAGTGATTGTTCGCCCATAA